CTCAGCAGCTTTTTGTGGAAAGCCCCGTCTAATCTGGGCTAAACCCCAAAATCTACGGCGAATCGACTTTTTGCCAATTCGCCCTCCAAGCCCTATTTGAATGCGGGTTTCCGGGAAAGGTTGTTAACCTGCCAGCACGCCGTGTGCAGCCAGCGCGGCCGCCACACGCTCCGGACAGTCGATCAACTCCGCCTGCCAGCCGCGCGCACGCGCTGCCGCGACGTTCGCAGCTGAGTCATCCAGAAACAGCGTCGCCGACGGATCGAGCGCATAGCGCCGCTCTAGTGCCTCGTAAATGGCTGCATCTGGTTTCGACAGTTGCTCACGCCCGGAGAAGATGCCGCCCTCGAAGCGGGCGATCCAGGGGCAGCGATTCTCCAGCACACCGGCAAACGCTACCGGCATGTTGGAGAGGTACAGCACACGGTGTTGCTGCGCATTTCTGGCCGTGCCTGCGTCACCGGTCGCACCCGTCAGCGCAACCACAGCAGCCACCGAATCGTGCAGCACCGGCAACACGTGCGGAATCCGATCAATGAACGCCTGCAGCGCTATGCGATCAAGGTCGAGCCGGGCAGCCGTACGCGCGGCGAGCTCATCACTGTCAAGCAGCCCGCGATCAAAGTCCTGCCAGTCCTGATGCTCAATCATCGCCAACGCCAGCTCAGCGGGGGTCCGTGATAGCTGATCACGACCGGGATAGTGCTCAACGATCAAGCGGACCGGGTTCCACTCGACCAGTACATTGCCAAAGTCAAAAACAACATTCATCGCGAAAGCATAGGGCATGACACGTGGCGGCCCGGCACCACGA
This is a stretch of genomic DNA from Casimicrobium huifangae. It encodes these proteins:
- a CDS encoding HAD-IA family hydrolase; this encodes MNVVFDFGNVLVEWNPVRLIVEHYPGRDQLSRTPAELALAMIEHQDWQDFDRGLLDSDELAARTAARLDLDRIALQAFIDRIPHVLPVLHDSVAAVVALTGATGDAGTARNAQQHRVLYLSNMPVAFAGVLENRCPWIARFEGGIFSGREQLSKPDAAIYEALERRYALDPSATLFLDDSAANVAAARARGWQAELIDCPERVAAALAAHGVLAG